A genomic segment from Castor canadensis chromosome 1, mCasCan1.hap1v2, whole genome shotgun sequence encodes:
- the LOC109676689 gene encoding olfactory receptor 4C11-like: MDQNNSVSVFILLGLTQDTQRQKMVFLIFLIFYVGTIVGNMLIIVTIKYSQMHSSPMYFFLFYLSFTDTCFSTSITPRLIVDALSTKKMISYNECMTQVFALHLFGCMEIFVLVFMAFDRYVAICKPLQYPTIMRRQVCHILIVLAWTGSFIHGITQVILLFRLPFCGPNLIDHYCCDLQPLLKLACMDTYVTNLLFVSNSGALCSCSFTILMISYIVILHSLHNHSAEGRKKALSTCTSHIIVVILSFVPCIFMYARPPTTFPMDKMVTVFYTIGTPFLNPLVYTLRNAEVKNAMRKLLDVKIITE, translated from the coding sequence ATGGATCAAAACAACAGTGTATCTGTGTTTATTTTGCTAGGGTTAACACAGGATACTCAGAGGCAAAAAATGGTGTTTTTAATCTTCTTAATTTTCTACGTGGGAACCATAGTGGGGAATATGCTCATTATTGTGACCATCAAGTACAGCCAGATGCATAGTAGccccatgtactttttcttattttatttgtccTTTACTGATACCTGCTTTTCAACATCCATAACCCCCAGACTAATTGTGGATGCCCTCTctacaaagaaaatgatttccTACAATGAATGCATGACACAGGTCTTTGCACTACATTTATTTGGGTGCATGGAGATTTTTGTCCTTGTATTCATGGCTTTTGATCGCTATGTTGCCATCTGTAAACCCTTGCAATACCCAACCATCATGAGAAGACAGGTTTGTCACATCTTGATTGTTCTTGCCTGGACAGGGTCTTTTATACATGGCATTACTCAGGTTATTCTGCTCTTCAGATTGCCCTTCTGTGGACCCAATTTGATTGACCATTACTGCTGTGATTTGCAGCCCTTGTTGAAACTTGCTTGCATGGACACTTACGTAACCAACTTGTTGTTCGTGTCTAACAGTGGGGCACTTTGCTCATGTAGTTTCACGATTTTGATGATCTCATACATTGTCATTTTGCATTCACTGCACAACCACAGtgcagaagggaggaaaaaagctCTCTCCACTTGTACTTCTCACATCATTGTAGTCATCTTATCTTTTGTTCCCTGCATATTCATGTATGCACGTCCCCCAACCACTTTTCCCATGGACAAGATGGTGACAGTATTTTATACCATTGGAACACCATTTCTCAACCCACTTGTTTATACTCTGAGGAATGCAGAAGTGAAGAATGCCATGAGAAAGTTATTGGATGTTAAAATCATTACTGAATAA